The Streptomyces spororaveus genome includes a region encoding these proteins:
- a CDS encoding cupin domain-containing protein, whose product MATIVRGERSPFGPIINDTSGPALTHRQVGGEGACRWKMLMNGMHLEGEWNCVEYVVLTPGASVGEHVHMRTEEIYYIVRGQAVVTMNDVELHAGPGDLITTPIGAAHSIANRSDEEMHFFVIEVYPGEGRAAAPAHLNVPARLPDTDGVRRATVDLRPYFTGDWDSFTLLDVPGGDTVTEEAQAGHAQVLHLLDGNAEFEVYGERHEGGPGLSLAIPPHTPWTVRAAGPVSLISTRVAVR is encoded by the coding sequence ATGGCGACCATCGTCCGCGGCGAGCGGTCCCCGTTCGGCCCGATCATCAACGACACCAGCGGTCCGGCCCTCACCCACCGCCAGGTCGGCGGCGAGGGCGCGTGCCGGTGGAAGATGCTGATGAACGGCATGCACCTGGAAGGCGAGTGGAACTGCGTCGAGTACGTGGTCCTCACCCCCGGCGCCTCCGTCGGTGAGCACGTGCACATGCGCACCGAGGAGATCTACTACATCGTCCGCGGCCAGGCCGTGGTCACCATGAACGACGTCGAACTGCACGCCGGCCCCGGCGACCTGATCACGACGCCGATCGGGGCGGCCCACTCCATCGCCAACCGCTCCGACGAGGAGATGCACTTCTTCGTCATCGAGGTGTACCCGGGCGAGGGACGGGCGGCCGCACCGGCCCACCTGAACGTACCGGCCCGGCTGCCGGACACCGACGGCGTGCGGCGCGCGACCGTCGACCTGCGCCCGTACTTCACCGGTGACTGGGACTCCTTCACCCTGCTGGACGTGCCGGGCGGCGACACCGTCACCGAGGAGGCGCAGGCAGGCCACGCCCAGGTGCTCCATCTGCTGGACGGCAACGCCGAGTTCGAGGTGTACGGGGAGCGGCACGAAGGCGGGCCCGGGCTGTCGCTCGCGATCCCGCCCCACACTCCCTGGACGGTGCGCGCGGCGGGACCGGTCTCGCTGATCAGCACCCGGGTGGCGGTCCGATGA
- a CDS encoding ATP-grasp domain-containing protein, which translates to MNDTPRSLLFWGGSAPMDLGRDVGTRLLRQAAARKVGTQVTVEFPDVPELAALAGALHRTEVEDPAAAAAWARGRQFDVVLGVREQVQVALAEVARAVGAPGNPPEAVRTVRDKDRCRQALREAGLPQPEFRLCADLAEARAFLEGTAGPWIVKPRDASGSLGVRKVTAPGELADAVAALPARTEFIVEQFVEGPEYSVEGVFLRGEPRVLAVTEKKLLPPPNFVEAGHVLPADLPTGLRQEFEQAVTGALKALELRFGVFHVELWSTADGPVLGEVHVRNGGDWIHLMLEHAIPGLDLFGLVIDDALGSDTGAYELTPSRAAAVRFLAPPPGRVSRVAGWDEVLRHPAVLKADLTVRPGDVVGEIRESYDRAGYLVVGADTPRQAAELAERLAAAVRFETEAETEEAGA; encoded by the coding sequence ATGAACGACACACCCAGGTCTCTGCTGTTCTGGGGCGGGTCCGCGCCGATGGACCTCGGCCGCGACGTGGGCACCCGGCTGCTCCGGCAGGCCGCCGCCCGCAAGGTCGGCACGCAGGTCACCGTCGAGTTCCCGGACGTGCCCGAACTGGCCGCACTCGCCGGCGCCCTGCACCGTACCGAGGTCGAGGACCCGGCGGCGGCCGCGGCCTGGGCCCGGGGACGGCAGTTCGACGTGGTCCTCGGCGTCAGGGAGCAGGTACAGGTCGCCCTCGCCGAGGTCGCCCGGGCCGTGGGCGCACCCGGCAACCCGCCGGAGGCCGTGCGTACCGTCCGCGACAAGGACCGCTGCCGTCAGGCGCTGCGCGAAGCCGGCCTGCCGCAGCCGGAGTTCCGGCTGTGCGCGGATCTCGCCGAGGCCCGGGCCTTCCTGGAGGGCACGGCCGGGCCGTGGATCGTGAAGCCGCGGGACGCCTCCGGCAGCCTCGGCGTCCGCAAGGTCACCGCGCCCGGGGAGCTGGCGGACGCCGTCGCCGCGCTGCCCGCCCGTACGGAGTTCATCGTCGAGCAGTTCGTCGAGGGCCCCGAGTACAGCGTCGAAGGCGTGTTCCTGCGCGGTGAGCCCCGGGTACTGGCGGTGACCGAGAAGAAGCTGCTGCCGCCGCCGAATTTCGTGGAGGCCGGGCATGTGCTGCCCGCCGACCTGCCCACCGGGCTCCGCCAGGAGTTCGAGCAGGCCGTGACCGGTGCCCTGAAGGCACTGGAGCTGCGGTTCGGCGTCTTCCACGTCGAGCTGTGGTCCACCGCGGACGGTCCGGTGCTCGGCGAGGTCCACGTACGCAACGGCGGCGACTGGATCCACCTGATGCTCGAACACGCCATACCCGGGCTCGACCTGTTCGGCCTGGTGATCGACGACGCGCTCGGCTCGGACACCGGCGCGTACGAGCTGACGCCCTCCAGGGCGGCGGCCGTCCGCTTCCTCGCGCCGCCCCCGGGCCGGGTGAGCCGGGTCGCCGGCTGGGACGAGGTACTGCGGCACCCGGCCGTACTGAAGGCGGACCTGACCGTACGGCCGGGAGACGTCGTCGGGGAGATCCGCGAGTCCTACGACCGGGCCGGATACCTCGTGGTCGGCGCCGACACCCCCCGCCAGGCGGCGGAACTCGCCGAACGGCTGGCCGCGGCGGTCCGCTTCGAGACGGAAGCCGAGACGGAAGAGGCCGGGGCATGA
- a CDS encoding class II glutamine amidotransferase, giving the protein MCRLILASGDFAVADITAAALDMSCGRTADHDNPTKVHAHGWGAVWREPGQGLRAHTDVRPFADSLHASPLPDTKTDFLAVHTRNASLESQRGLGFTHPLTRDDGWYFMHNGYLPTAYQGLGLPASEFDSREYFDYLVPHGADGLDAAQALAKLDALPPGGNSGNAIAVHPGAAYLVHWSAPGVATPVFFAMQRLSLPGLEVIASEVVPGLAPAGQWEPLPAGTVSYFPFPKEA; this is encoded by the coding sequence ATGTGCCGACTCATCCTCGCCTCCGGGGATTTCGCCGTAGCGGACATCACCGCCGCCGCCCTGGACATGAGCTGTGGCCGGACCGCCGATCACGACAACCCCACCAAGGTGCACGCGCACGGGTGGGGCGCGGTCTGGCGCGAGCCCGGGCAGGGGCTGCGTGCGCACACCGACGTCCGGCCGTTCGCCGACAGCCTGCACGCGTCCCCGCTGCCGGACACCAAGACCGACTTCCTGGCCGTCCACACGCGCAACGCGAGCCTGGAGTCCCAGCGCGGCCTCGGCTTCACCCACCCGCTGACGCGGGACGACGGCTGGTACTTCATGCACAACGGCTACCTGCCGACCGCGTACCAGGGGCTGGGCCTGCCCGCCTCCGAGTTCGACTCGCGCGAGTACTTCGACTACCTCGTCCCGCACGGCGCCGACGGCCTCGACGCGGCGCAGGCACTCGCCAAGCTGGACGCGCTGCCGCCCGGCGGGAACTCCGGCAACGCCATCGCCGTGCATCCCGGGGCCGCCTACCTCGTGCACTGGAGCGCGCCCGGGGTGGCCACCCCGGTGTTCTTCGCGATGCAGCGCCTGAGCCTGCCCGGCCTGGAGGTCATCGCCTCCGAGGTGGTCCCGGGACTCGCCCCGGCCGGGCAGTGGGAACCGCTGCCGGCCGGGACCGTCTCGTACTTCCCGTTCCCGAAGGAGGCGTGA
- a CDS encoding 2-deoxy-scyllo-inosose synthase yields MSEREIRFGGVRYGFSVGHGPTSLSALTRKLGGLDADRFVIVADAGLSEEQIDEIARCAGEVAPTTVLPVLADEKAKSLDVVNSLAERLIPTGVTRRSVIIALGGGLVGNMAGLLSALVFRGLRLVHIPTTLLAMSDSVLSLKQAVNSSVGKNHLGTFHAPVFVWNHLDFLRTLPADETRSALCEMIKNVLGIVPDRYADVAARLRADAQYTPEDIAWFIDLCVDAKSAVMRDDLHERGDALVLEYGHTIGHAAELLTGGELRHGYAIGLGMLAAARIARELGLLTAEEEAAHRELLVLNGAPTVLPAGVTLEGVLRTISLDNKRGYVKGTAGTRDLILLEGLGKPHRPGGAQITQVPEAVVRLGIESITAEVA; encoded by the coding sequence GTGAGCGAGCGCGAGATCCGTTTCGGCGGCGTGCGCTACGGGTTCTCCGTCGGACACGGTCCGACGTCGCTGAGCGCCCTGACGCGCAAACTGGGAGGCCTCGACGCCGACCGATTCGTGATCGTCGCCGACGCCGGCCTGTCCGAGGAGCAGATCGACGAGATCGCCCGGTGCGCCGGCGAGGTCGCGCCCACCACGGTGCTGCCCGTCCTGGCCGACGAGAAGGCCAAGAGCCTCGACGTGGTCAACTCCCTCGCCGAGCGGCTGATCCCGACCGGCGTCACGCGGCGCTCCGTCATCATCGCCCTGGGCGGCGGCCTGGTCGGCAACATGGCCGGCCTGCTCAGCGCCCTGGTGTTCCGGGGTCTGCGCCTCGTGCACATCCCGACCACGCTGCTGGCCATGTCCGACTCGGTGCTCTCACTGAAGCAGGCGGTCAACTCCAGCGTCGGCAAGAACCACCTGGGCACCTTCCACGCCCCGGTCTTCGTGTGGAACCACCTGGACTTCCTGCGCACGCTGCCCGCGGACGAGACCCGCTCGGCGCTCTGCGAAATGATCAAGAACGTGCTGGGCATCGTGCCGGACCGGTACGCGGACGTGGCCGCCCGGCTGCGCGCCGACGCGCAGTACACCCCGGAGGACATCGCCTGGTTCATCGACCTGTGCGTGGACGCCAAGTCCGCCGTGATGCGCGACGACCTGCACGAGCGCGGCGACGCCCTCGTCCTGGAGTACGGCCACACCATCGGCCACGCGGCCGAGCTGCTCACCGGCGGCGAGCTGCGCCACGGCTACGCCATCGGCCTGGGCATGCTCGCGGCCGCCCGGATCGCACGCGAACTGGGCCTGCTGACCGCCGAGGAGGAGGCCGCGCACCGCGAGCTGCTCGTCCTCAACGGCGCCCCCACCGTACTGCCCGCCGGGGTCACCCTGGAGGGGGTGCTGCGCACCATCTCGCTCGACAACAAGCGCGGCTACGTCAAGGGGACCGCCGGCACCCGCGACCTCATCCTCCTGGAGGGGCTCGGCAAGCCGCACCGCCCGGGCGGCGCCCAGATCACCCAGGTGCCCGAGGCCGTCGTCCGCCTCGGCATCGAGTCCATCACCGCCGAGGTGGCGTGA
- a CDS encoding SDR family NAD(P)-dependent oxidoreductase, whose translation MNLGLDGRRVLITGAASGIGAATAMAFAAEGARLGLVDRDAEGLSAVADAIRDKGGEVRVRTADLSTADGVHSGVTGILDGWNGTTDVLVNNVGQCLARSFDDLTDADYLATFEINFLSAVRAIRLVLPGMRAQGHGSVVTNTSDLARQPEPGLVDYQMSKVGLVSLTKSLALSEGPGIRVNAVAPGPVWTPLWTRPGGFADTLGDLHGRDAEAAVRHELGRRQLPLGRMGEPDEIAQVITFMASDAAAFVTGSVWGVDGGTIRGLL comes from the coding sequence ATGAACCTGGGACTCGACGGCCGGCGCGTGCTCATCACCGGCGCGGCCAGCGGGATCGGCGCGGCCACGGCCATGGCCTTCGCGGCCGAGGGCGCCAGGCTCGGTCTGGTGGACCGGGACGCCGAGGGCCTGTCCGCGGTCGCGGACGCGATCCGCGACAAGGGCGGGGAGGTCCGCGTGCGGACCGCCGACCTCTCCACCGCCGACGGCGTGCACAGCGGGGTCACCGGCATCCTCGACGGCTGGAACGGCACGACCGACGTACTGGTCAACAACGTCGGGCAGTGCCTGGCCCGGTCCTTCGACGACCTGACCGACGCCGACTACCTGGCGACCTTCGAGATCAACTTCCTCAGCGCGGTACGGGCGATCCGCCTGGTCCTGCCGGGGATGCGCGCGCAGGGCCACGGCAGCGTGGTGACCAACACCTCCGACCTGGCGCGCCAGCCCGAACCCGGGCTGGTCGACTACCAGATGTCCAAGGTGGGCCTGGTCAGCCTGACCAAGAGCCTCGCACTCTCCGAGGGCCCCGGCATCCGCGTCAACGCGGTCGCCCCCGGCCCCGTGTGGACCCCCTTGTGGACCCGGCCCGGCGGCTTCGCCGACACCCTGGGCGACCTGCACGGCCGGGACGCCGAGGCGGCGGTCAGGCACGAGCTCGGCCGGCGTCAGCTGCCCCTGGGGCGGATGGGCGAGCCGGACGAGATCGCCCAGGTGATCACCTTCATGGCCTCGGACGCAGCCGCCTTCGTCACCGGAAGTGTCTGGGGCGTCGACGGCGGCACCATCCGCGGCCTGCTCTGA
- a CDS encoding 2OG-Fe(II)-dependent halogenase WelO5 family protein encodes MTEQWGRIVIDVDRDTDIDGADLVRRLADGTVAVVVLRNLLPESEFDANRERLAPVFGQASTTQYSNGSLTTIGPYLAKHLHEPDTYFAEAQKANEFTESIGVDLGARTRQRLAEVLGLKRFDTEVEADGRSYSQQNVRIYADNIRTPLHNDNIMRDAAGTGLALADLRHQLSCVVCIQECEDGGELRIHRKRWSEEDNQYKIVGGLGYDEAVTGDAPAHEFKPRAGDVYLLNPTYYHSIEQVSGSDRITMGFFFGFYDDELAEAVAWI; translated from the coding sequence GTGACTGAGCAATGGGGTCGCATCGTCATCGACGTCGATCGCGACACGGACATCGACGGAGCGGACCTGGTCAGGCGCTTGGCCGACGGCACGGTGGCCGTCGTGGTGCTGCGCAATCTGCTGCCCGAGTCCGAGTTCGACGCGAACCGGGAGCGGCTCGCGCCGGTCTTCGGCCAGGCGTCGACCACGCAGTACAGCAACGGCAGCCTCACCACCATCGGCCCGTACCTGGCCAAGCACCTGCACGAGCCGGACACCTACTTCGCCGAGGCGCAGAAGGCCAACGAGTTCACCGAGTCCATCGGCGTCGACCTCGGCGCGCGGACCCGTCAGCGGCTGGCCGAAGTACTGGGCCTGAAGCGGTTCGACACCGAGGTCGAGGCCGACGGCCGCAGCTACTCGCAGCAGAACGTACGGATCTACGCGGACAACATCCGCACCCCGCTGCACAACGACAACATCATGCGCGACGCCGCGGGCACCGGGCTGGCCCTGGCCGACCTGCGCCACCAGCTCAGCTGCGTGGTGTGCATCCAGGAGTGCGAGGACGGCGGCGAGCTGCGGATCCACCGCAAGCGGTGGTCCGAGGAGGACAACCAGTACAAGATCGTCGGCGGTCTCGGCTACGACGAGGCGGTGACGGGCGACGCCCCCGCGCACGAGTTCAAGCCGCGGGCCGGCGACGTCTACCTGCTCAACCCCACGTACTACCACTCCATCGAGCAGGTCTCCGGCTCCGACCGGATCACCATGGGCTTCTTCTTCGGCTTCTACGACGACGAGCTCGCCG
- a CDS encoding DegT/DnrJ/EryC1/StrS aminotransferase family protein, whose amino-acid sequence MTLALHGGDPVRTAGWPLWPQPASEAVQQLTEVLHSARWSISGPYRGTDTKERTFARMFAQYNEVAHCVPTASGTAALMISLEACGVGAGDEVIVPGISWVATASTVLAVNAVPVFVDVDPDTLCMDPAAAEAAITPATKAIVVVHLYSALADMDALRDLARRHDLTLIEDAAQAHGAVYRGAAAGTMGRAGAFSMHHTKVLTCGEGGAAVTADPELARRMAELRADGRHQPDRPPPLHEMELVTTGTLMGSNRALSEFHAAVLIAQLGRLDRQNEQRALQAAVLEKALADLGFATQRTSDGTERRTYFGFVIRLPEEFDGIDSAAAGAALSAELGLPVKPVYPAIPASPLYRPDSRRRFDLGAAHRGRIDRARHRLPVSERVAARHLTFHHSALLGERSDVDDIVAALGKLRDHRAELG is encoded by the coding sequence ATGACGCTCGCCCTGCACGGCGGAGACCCGGTGCGCACCGCCGGCTGGCCGCTGTGGCCGCAGCCCGCCTCAGAGGCCGTGCAGCAGCTCACCGAAGTGCTGCACTCCGCACGCTGGTCGATCAGCGGACCCTACCGGGGCACGGACACCAAGGAGCGGACCTTCGCCCGGATGTTCGCGCAGTACAACGAGGTCGCGCACTGCGTGCCGACGGCCAGCGGCACGGCCGCGCTGATGATCTCCCTGGAGGCGTGCGGGGTCGGCGCGGGTGACGAGGTCATCGTGCCGGGGATCTCCTGGGTCGCGACCGCGTCGACCGTGCTCGCCGTGAACGCGGTCCCGGTCTTCGTCGACGTCGACCCGGACACCCTGTGCATGGACCCGGCGGCCGCGGAAGCGGCCATCACCCCCGCCACCAAGGCGATCGTCGTCGTCCACCTGTACTCGGCACTCGCCGACATGGACGCGCTGCGCGACCTGGCCCGGCGCCACGACCTCACCCTCATCGAGGACGCCGCACAGGCGCACGGCGCGGTCTACCGGGGAGCCGCGGCCGGCACCATGGGCCGCGCCGGAGCGTTCAGCATGCACCACACCAAGGTGCTGACCTGCGGAGAAGGCGGCGCGGCCGTCACCGCCGACCCGGAGCTGGCCCGGCGGATGGCCGAACTGCGCGCCGACGGCCGCCACCAGCCCGACCGGCCACCGCCGCTGCACGAGATGGAACTGGTCACCACCGGCACCCTGATGGGCAGCAACCGTGCGCTGTCGGAGTTCCACGCGGCGGTGCTCATCGCCCAGCTCGGCCGGCTGGACCGGCAGAACGAACAGCGGGCGCTGCAGGCCGCCGTACTGGAGAAGGCGCTGGCCGACCTCGGCTTCGCCACCCAGCGGACCTCCGACGGAACGGAGCGGCGGACCTACTTCGGGTTCGTGATCCGGCTGCCCGAGGAGTTCGACGGCATCGACAGCGCCGCGGCCGGCGCCGCGCTGAGCGCGGAGCTGGGCCTGCCGGTCAAGCCGGTCTACCCGGCGATCCCGGCCAGCCCGCTGTACCGGCCGGACAGCCGCCGCAGGTTCGACCTCGGTGCCGCACACCGCGGGCGGATCGACCGGGCCCGGCACCGGCTGCCCGTCAGCGAGCGGGTCGCCGCCCGTCACCTGACCTTCCACCACAGCGCGCTGCTCGGGGAGCGGTCCGATGTGGACGACATCGTGGCCGCGCTCGGCAAGCTGCGGGACCACCGCGCCGAACTCGGCTGA
- a CDS encoding ATP-grasp domain-containing protein gives MNATSAAPVVVIVDGYSNSGAYAAEYARLGIDALHVQSTAEFLPKMVPPDLSVYRETFVCAGADAVDATVERLRAYAPIAVVAGQEPGVPLADLLSERLGVATNGTAKSAARRDKFTMIETVRAAGLHCAGQYVGSDPAEITRWAREHGSYPVVVKPRSSSSSDNVFICGSEAEVAQAARAVLDGITMYDQRNTDVLVQSYLDGTEYIVDTVSAAGQHTVCGVWRYDKNLLPSGRPVYDLDVLQDPDAPHVRELIAYVLRVLEALGIEHGPGHAEVIMTESGPALVELGARLNGNMNPAHHDAFSGTNPARLGALAYARPAEFTARYGGRVYAKSCEAVVHNAATAREGLVAGIDQAVVDKIASLPTVREVVVRRPAGTRLVPTVDLMTSPMRVFHTGGSHAEILADYQVIGQLTEDVFRLADPAA, from the coding sequence ATGAACGCCACATCCGCCGCACCGGTGGTCGTCATCGTCGACGGCTACTCCAACTCCGGTGCCTACGCAGCGGAGTACGCCCGGCTCGGAATCGACGCGCTGCACGTGCAGAGCACGGCGGAGTTCCTGCCCAAGATGGTCCCGCCGGACCTGTCCGTGTACCGGGAGACCTTCGTGTGCGCCGGCGCCGACGCGGTCGACGCCACCGTGGAACGGCTGCGCGCCTACGCCCCGATCGCGGTGGTCGCCGGTCAGGAGCCCGGGGTCCCGCTGGCGGACCTGCTGAGCGAACGGCTCGGGGTGGCGACCAACGGCACCGCGAAGTCCGCGGCCCGGCGCGACAAGTTCACCATGATCGAGACCGTGCGGGCGGCCGGCCTGCACTGCGCCGGACAGTACGTAGGCTCCGACCCGGCCGAGATCACCCGCTGGGCCCGCGAGCACGGAAGCTACCCGGTGGTGGTCAAGCCGCGCAGCTCGTCCTCCTCGGACAACGTGTTCATCTGCGGGTCGGAGGCGGAGGTGGCGCAGGCCGCCCGAGCGGTCCTGGACGGCATCACCATGTACGACCAGCGCAACACCGACGTCCTCGTCCAGTCCTACCTGGACGGCACGGAGTACATCGTGGACACGGTCAGCGCGGCCGGGCAGCACACGGTGTGCGGAGTGTGGCGCTACGACAAGAACCTGCTGCCCTCCGGCAGGCCCGTCTACGACCTGGACGTGCTGCAGGACCCGGACGCACCGCACGTGCGCGAACTGATCGCCTACGTACTGCGGGTCCTGGAGGCCCTGGGCATCGAGCACGGCCCCGGCCACGCCGAAGTGATCATGACGGAATCGGGCCCGGCCCTGGTGGAGCTGGGCGCCCGGCTGAACGGGAACATGAACCCCGCCCACCACGACGCGTTCAGCGGGACCAACCCGGCGCGCCTGGGCGCCCTCGCCTACGCGCGGCCCGCCGAGTTCACCGCCCGCTACGGCGGCCGGGTCTACGCCAAGAGCTGTGAGGCGGTCGTCCACAACGCCGCCACCGCCCGCGAGGGCCTCGTGGCCGGGATCGACCAGGCCGTGGTCGACAAGATCGCCTCGCTGCCCACGGTCCGGGAAGTGGTGGTCCGGCGCCCGGCCGGGACCCGGCTGGTGCCCACCGTCGACCTGATGACCAGTCCCATGCGCGTGTTCCACACCGGTGGCTCGCACGCCGAGATCCTCGCCGACTACCAGGTCATCGGGCAGCTGACCGAGGACGTCTTCCGGCTGGCCGACCCGGCCGCCTGA
- a CDS encoding glutamine synthetase family protein yields MSGTGDAYRQVLQKIDAHGVELIRFLWVDHNGIVRGKAVTRRYLESRMASGIGLAKSRQAAGLMDIGVPVPGFDAVGEVRLVPDPETFVALPHAPGSGAMLCDLVQLDDEPWDACPRTFLKSALAAAGEREVVASFEPEFTLCGTRPEAGALHVLDDSLCFDNTGFDAANDYVIQLLRGLQGQGIDVEVYHPEFGAGQHEMTLRHGPALRAADLSVWQKVITRGMASSMGLWATFAPTPAPGFRGNGNHLHLSMWQDRTGRGKENVFADGADALGLSETAYHFIGGVLRHLPGLLALTCPSVNSYERLRPGMWSGAHAGYGQDNREAAVRIPSRLRGAAAASTNVELKAVDSTANPYLAMGAVIYAGMDGINHRIDPGPQLAEDPNGLSDAERDRLGLGLPRSLEESLEALRRDDYLMDVLGPLRRQVYPAIKEADIRAVKEMGDDLAFLTYTTRY; encoded by the coding sequence ATGTCCGGGACCGGCGACGCGTACCGGCAGGTACTCCAGAAGATCGACGCGCACGGCGTCGAGCTGATCCGCTTCCTGTGGGTCGACCACAACGGCATCGTCCGGGGCAAGGCGGTGACCCGCCGGTACCTGGAATCCCGGATGGCATCGGGCATCGGGCTGGCCAAGTCCCGGCAGGCGGCCGGCCTCATGGACATCGGTGTGCCGGTGCCCGGCTTCGACGCCGTCGGCGAGGTGCGCCTGGTCCCCGACCCCGAGACCTTCGTCGCGCTCCCGCACGCGCCGGGCTCCGGCGCCATGCTGTGCGACCTGGTCCAGCTGGACGACGAGCCCTGGGACGCCTGCCCCCGTACCTTCCTGAAGTCCGCGCTCGCGGCGGCGGGCGAACGGGAGGTCGTGGCCTCCTTCGAACCGGAGTTCACGCTCTGCGGCACCCGGCCGGAGGCCGGCGCGCTGCACGTGCTCGACGACAGCCTGTGCTTCGACAACACCGGCTTCGACGCCGCCAACGACTACGTGATCCAGCTGCTTCGGGGCCTGCAGGGGCAGGGCATCGACGTGGAGGTGTACCACCCCGAATTCGGCGCCGGACAGCACGAGATGACCCTGCGGCACGGACCGGCCCTGCGGGCGGCCGACCTCTCGGTGTGGCAGAAGGTGATCACCCGGGGGATGGCCTCCTCCATGGGCCTGTGGGCGACCTTCGCCCCCACCCCCGCCCCCGGCTTCCGGGGCAACGGCAATCACCTGCACCTGTCCATGTGGCAGGACCGCACGGGCCGGGGCAAGGAGAACGTGTTCGCCGACGGCGCGGACGCACTGGGCCTGTCCGAGACGGCCTACCACTTCATCGGCGGGGTGCTCCGGCACCTGCCCGGCCTGCTGGCCCTGACCTGTCCCAGCGTCAACAGCTACGAGCGGCTGCGGCCGGGCATGTGGTCCGGCGCGCACGCCGGCTACGGCCAGGACAACCGGGAAGCCGCCGTACGGATCCCGAGCAGGCTGCGCGGCGCCGCGGCCGCGTCCACCAACGTCGAGCTCAAGGCGGTCGACTCCACCGCCAATCCGTACCTGGCCATGGGCGCGGTGATCTACGCGGGCATGGACGGCATCAACCACCGCATCGATCCGGGACCCCAGCTCGCGGAGGACCCCAACGGGCTGTCCGACGCGGAACGCGACCGCCTCGGGCTGGGCCTGCCCCGGTCCCTGGAGGAGTCGCTGGAGGCACTGCGCCGGGACGACTACCTGATGGACGTCCTGGGTCCGCTGCGCCGGCAGGTGTATCCCGCGATCAAGGAAGCCGACATCCGGGCGGTCAAGGAGATGGGGGACGACCTCGCCTTCCTGACCTACACCACCCGCTACTGA
- a CDS encoding MFS transporter, with translation MNRRAFTAWLSADHVAGNLGQYMILPVLGVFLTAQVGGEWIVGVGLFLYSASAGVCALLVNRWLPRFSIVGAMTGSTVLSALGFGLMPYSHDAAVQILLIVLAGFGGSVHFLLSRVLVAEAVPDAVGRHRVYSVLQIAVNLAAALGPFLAGLLYSSADPRVLLTTVAGCYLLAGLSLRFGIPRELRPTATSSRWPVSRAVLRLVRDDSSIRRTVAICVLGAFVYGQLYSAFALFVARDVDSALVRAALLAAPALAIVVFQTAVTGATGRLLAKGTRPFTLLVYGAVLFSASMVVLGVGLPVVLGAALAVALFSTAEMLFTPMVSTAFAGLPIRSTLEAFNLRQVSWTAGEALGSLAGGTVFLALDRAGLAHGYWLGVALGTGALLHVLARRVPRRDTAVTLTREPAA, from the coding sequence ATGAACCGCAGGGCCTTCACCGCCTGGCTGTCCGCCGACCACGTGGCCGGCAACCTCGGCCAGTACATGATCCTCCCCGTACTGGGCGTCTTCCTGACCGCCCAGGTCGGCGGCGAGTGGATCGTCGGCGTCGGGCTGTTCCTCTACAGCGCGTCCGCCGGGGTCTGCGCGCTGCTGGTGAACCGCTGGCTGCCCCGGTTCAGCATCGTCGGCGCCATGACCGGCAGTACGGTGCTGTCCGCGCTGGGCTTCGGCCTGATGCCCTACAGCCACGACGCCGCGGTCCAGATCCTGCTGATCGTCCTGGCCGGCTTCGGCGGCAGCGTCCACTTCCTGCTGTCCAGGGTCCTGGTCGCCGAGGCGGTCCCCGACGCCGTCGGGCGCCACCGGGTGTACTCGGTCCTGCAGATCGCGGTGAACCTGGCCGCGGCGCTCGGCCCGTTCCTCGCCGGGCTGCTGTACTCGTCGGCCGACCCCCGGGTGCTGCTCACCACCGTCGCCGGGTGCTATCTGCTCGCCGGGCTGTCGCTGCGGTTCGGCATCCCGAGGGAGCTCCGGCCCACCGCGACGTCCAGCCGGTGGCCCGTCAGCCGGGCCGTGCTGCGGCTGGTCCGGGACGACTCCTCGATCCGCCGGACGGTGGCGATCTGCGTCCTCGGCGCCTTCGTCTACGGCCAGCTGTACTCCGCGTTCGCCCTCTTCGTCGCCCGCGACGTCGACTCCGCACTGGTGCGGGCCGCGCTGCTCGCCGCGCCCGCCCTGGCCATCGTCGTCTTCCAGACGGCCGTCACCGGCGCCACGGGCAGGCTGCTGGCCAAAGGCACCCGGCCGTTCACGCTGCTGGTGTACGGCGCCGTGCTGTTCAGCGCCTCGATGGTGGTGCTGGGCGTGGGACTGCCCGTCGTGCTCGGCGCCGCGCTGGCCGTCGCGCTGTTCTCCACCGCCGAAATGCTGTTCACCCCCATGGTGAGCACCGCGTTCGCCGGTCTGCCGATCAGGTCCACGCTGGAAGCCTTCAACCTGCGCCAGGTCAGCTGGACCGCAGGTGAGGCGCTCGGCTCGCTGGCCGGCGGCACCGTGTTCCTCGCCCTGGACCGGGCGGGCCTCGCCCACGGCTACTGGCTGGGCGTGGCGCTGGGCACGGGCGCCCTCCTCCACGTGCTCGCCCGCCGCGTCCCCCGGCGCGACACGGCCGTCACCCTCACCCGAGAACCGGCCGCCTGA